A region of Halalkaliarchaeum desulfuricum DNA encodes the following proteins:
- a CDS encoding 50S ribosomal protein L22, translating into MGINYSVEADPDTTAKAMLRDRPISLKHSKAIAREIKGKTVAEAEEYLHAVIDEEQPVPFRQHNTGVGHRSNIDGWDAGRFPEKASNDFLKLLENAKNNATEQGFDGDEMEIMHVAPHKVGERPGRKPRAMGRASPWNTTLCDVELILEEPDTEEEA; encoded by the coding sequence ATGGGAATCAACTACAGCGTCGAGGCCGACCCCGACACGACCGCGAAAGCGATGCTCAGGGACCGGCCCATCAGCCTGAAGCACAGCAAGGCCATCGCCCGCGAGATCAAGGGCAAGACGGTCGCCGAGGCGGAGGAGTACCTCCATGCGGTGATCGACGAGGAGCAGCCAGTCCCGTTCCGTCAGCACAACACCGGTGTCGGACACCGGTCGAACATCGACGGATGGGACGCCGGCCGCTTCCCGGAGAAGGCCTCGAACGACTTCCTCAAACTGCTCGAGAACGCGAAGAACAACGCCACCGAGCAGGGGTTCGACGGCGACGAGATGGAGATCATGCACGTCGCGCCACACAAGGTCGGGGAACGCCCCGGCCGCAAGCCCCGTGCAATGGGGCGTGCGTCACCGTGGAACACCACGCTCTGTGACGTCGAACTGATCCTCGAGGAACCCGACACGGAGGAGGAGGCCTGA
- a CDS encoding 50S ribosomal protein L2 produces the protein MGRRIQGQRRGRGGPTFRAPSHRYKAELSHKTDEDDETVSGEVVGIEHDPARSAPLADVEFEDGDRRLVLAPEGIRVGETLQVGVSAEIKPGNTLPLSEIPEGVPVCNVESHPGDGGKFARASGVSAQLLTHDRDVAVVQLPSGQVKRLNPECRATIGVVAGGGRTEKPFVKAGKKHHKLKSRGTKYPRVRGVAMNAVDHPFGGGGRQHPGKPKSVSRDAPPGRKVGDIASKRTGRGKNK, from the coding sequence ATGGGACGCAGGATCCAGGGACAACGACGCGGCCGCGGCGGCCCGACGTTCCGAGCGCCGTCGCACCGCTACAAGGCGGAGCTTTCACACAAGACCGACGAGGACGACGAGACCGTCTCCGGCGAGGTCGTGGGCATCGAACACGATCCCGCCCGGAGCGCACCCCTCGCGGACGTGGAGTTCGAGGACGGCGACCGCCGGCTCGTGCTCGCACCCGAGGGCATCCGCGTGGGCGAGACGCTGCAAGTGGGCGTGAGCGCCGAGATCAAGCCCGGCAACACGCTCCCGCTGTCGGAGATCCCGGAAGGGGTCCCCGTCTGTAACGTCGAGAGCCATCCCGGCGACGGCGGCAAGTTCGCCCGGGCGTCGGGCGTCTCGGCGCAGCTTTTGACCCACGACCGCGACGTCGCGGTCGTCCAGCTGCCCAGCGGCCAGGTCAAGCGGCTCAACCCCGAGTGTCGCGCCACGATCGGCGTGGTCGCCGGGGGCGGCCGGACCGAGAAGCCGTTCGTGAAGGCCGGAAAGAAGCACCACAAACTCAAATCGCGCGGGACGAAGTACCCGCGCGTTCGCGGGGTCGCGATGAACGCCGTCGATCACCCGTTCGGTGGCGGCGGCCGACAGCACCCCGGAAAACCCAAATCCGTCTCGCGGGACGCCCCGCCGGGACGGAAGGTCGGCGACATCGCATCGAAGCGGACCGGACGAGGGAAGAACAAATGA
- the rpmC gene encoding 50S ribosomal protein L29, which produces MAILYPEEIRDMTTAEREVELEELETELLNMRAQQATGAQLENPGRLRELRRTIARIKTIQREEGDLEEEQ; this is translated from the coding sequence ATGGCGATCCTCTACCCCGAAGAGATCCGGGACATGACGACCGCCGAGCGCGAGGTCGAGCTCGAAGAGCTCGAGACCGAGCTGCTCAACATGCGGGCCCAGCAGGCGACGGGCGCCCAGCTCGAGAACCCGGGTCGGCTCCGCGAACTCCGCCGGACGATCGCGCGGATCAAGACGATCCAGCGCGAAGAAGGCGACCTCGAGGAGGAACAGTAA
- a CDS encoding 30S ribosomal protein S19 — MSSDYRTGRDGEFTYRGHTLDELQEMSVEEVAELLPARQRRTITRGLGSEHRKLLEKARQRDAEATASEPIRTHLRDMPVLPEFVGKTFAVYNGQSFERVEVEPEMIGHYLGEFQLTRTSVEHGQAGIGATRSSKFVPLK; from the coding sequence ATGAGCTCCGATTACCGAACCGGCCGCGATGGTGAGTTCACCTACCGCGGTCACACGCTCGACGAGTTGCAGGAGATGAGCGTCGAGGAGGTCGCGGAACTGCTTCCCGCTCGACAGCGGCGAACTATCACCCGAGGACTGGGATCCGAGCACCGGAAGCTGCTCGAGAAAGCGCGTCAACGCGACGCCGAGGCGACGGCGAGCGAGCCGATCCGAACCCATCTGCGCGACATGCCCGTACTGCCGGAGTTCGTCGGCAAGACGTTCGCCGTCTACAACGGGCAGTCGTTCGAACGCGTCGAGGTCGAGCCGGAGATGATCGGCCACTACCTCGGCGAGTTCCAGCTCACGCGGACGTCCGTCGAGCACGGACAGGCCGGAATCGGTGCGACCCGATCCTCGAAGTTCGTGCCACTCAAATAA
- a CDS encoding 50S ribosomal protein L23, producing MTQVIKHPLVTEKAMNEMDFENKLQFVVDIDAAKPEIRDAIEAQFEIRIVDVNTQITPQGRKKATVTLSEDDDATEIASRIGVF from the coding sequence ATGACACAGGTAATCAAGCATCCGCTGGTCACCGAGAAGGCGATGAACGAGATGGACTTCGAGAACAAGCTCCAGTTCGTCGTCGATATCGACGCCGCAAAGCCGGAGATCCGCGACGCGATCGAGGCACAGTTCGAGATCCGCATCGTCGACGTGAACACGCAGATAACGCCGCAAGGCCGGAAGAAGGCGACGGTCACGTTGTCGGAGGACGACGACGCGACCGAGATCGCCTCCCGGATCGGGGTGTTCTGA
- a CDS encoding 30S ribosomal protein S17, with amino-acid sequence MAIGLDVPTPPEPENPEEYDYEKCPFYGHLSVRGQTREGTVVSTDMEKTVIVEREYDVFVPKYDRYMKRRSRIPAHVPGVLEPLEVGDEVKIAETRPLSKTKSHVVVQVLGGDE; translated from the coding sequence ATGGCGATAGGACTCGACGTACCAACCCCTCCGGAACCAGAGAATCCGGAGGAATACGACTACGAGAAATGTCCGTTCTACGGGCATCTCTCCGTCCGCGGCCAGACCCGGGAGGGGACGGTCGTTTCGACGGACATGGAAAAGACCGTCATCGTCGAGCGGGAGTACGACGTGTTCGTACCGAAATACGATCGGTACATGAAGCGTCGTTCGCGCATCCCGGCCCACGTGCCGGGCGTGCTCGAACCGCTCGAAGTCGGTGACGAAGTGAAGATAGCGGAGACGCGACCGCTCTCGAAGACCAAATCGCACGTCGTCGTGCAGGTCCTCGGAGGTGACGAGTGA
- a CDS encoding 30S ribosomal protein S3: MADEHQFIENGLQRSQIDEFFASELGRAGYGGMDVAKTPMGTQIVLKAEKPGMVIGKGGKNIRKITSELEERFDMDDPQIDVQEVDEPDLNARIVADRLANALERGWYFRKAGHTTIDRIMDAGALGAEIVLSGKVTGARSRVEKFNRGYIKHNGEPAQEVVDEGQSVAVMKLGTIGVTVKIIPPGAQLPDDFRLKEDAEAPEVEQTIEEEGVDALLEEEPEEVPDVADAETEPVAADEDVEIPDEEPEEVIDEEIVEEVVEETEGADEAGDADEAETPTAEDVEEELDDLDEEIEQEAADLVAEMEDTDDEADEETPTTDDEDEETEE, translated from the coding sequence ATGGCAGACGAACATCAGTTCATCGAGAACGGATTGCAGCGCTCACAGATCGACGAGTTCTTCGCTTCGGAGCTGGGCCGTGCTGGCTACGGCGGCATGGACGTCGCCAAGACGCCGATGGGCACCCAGATCGTGCTCAAGGCGGAAAAGCCCGGCATGGTCATCGGCAAGGGCGGGAAGAACATCCGCAAGATCACGAGCGAACTCGAGGAGCGGTTCGACATGGACGACCCACAGATCGACGTCCAGGAGGTCGACGAGCCGGACCTCAACGCCCGAATCGTCGCCGATCGCCTGGCGAACGCCTTAGAGCGCGGCTGGTACTTCCGGAAGGCCGGGCACACGACGATCGACCGGATCATGGACGCCGGCGCGCTGGGCGCGGAGATCGTGCTCTCGGGCAAGGTCACGGGCGCACGCTCCCGCGTGGAGAAGTTCAACCGCGGCTACATCAAGCACAACGGCGAGCCCGCCCAGGAGGTCGTCGACGAGGGACAGTCGGTCGCCGTGATGAAGCTCGGGACGATCGGCGTCACCGTCAAGATCATCCCGCCGGGCGCGCAGCTGCCCGACGACTTCCGTCTCAAGGAGGACGCCGAGGCTCCCGAGGTCGAACAGACCATCGAAGAGGAGGGCGTCGACGCCCTGCTCGAGGAGGAGCCGGAAGAGGTTCCCGACGTCGCCGACGCCGAGACCGAACCGGTCGCCGCCGACGAAGACGTCGAGATCCCCGACGAGGAGCCAGAAGAGGTGATCGACGAGGAGATCGTCGAGGAGGTCGTCGAGGAAACCGAAGGCGCCGACGAAGCCGGAGACGCCGACGAAGCCGAGACGCCGACCGCCGAGGACGTCGAGGAGGAACTCGATGACCTCGACGAGGAGATCGAACAGGAAGCGGCCGACCTCGTCGCCGAGATGGAGGACACCGACGACGAAGCCGACGAGGAAACGCCGACAACCGACGACGAAGACGAGGAGACGGAGGAGTAA
- a CDS encoding ribonuclease P protein component 1, with product MLTPETIAKHELAGLPVRVADASSADSVGIHGRVVRETMRTLVIATDSGEKVVPKRGTTFEFALVADPTREPTDEAAGDRKAPGSASERGSDTAGLFSRQSGSSGSETDPARSARSEREDVVYVTVDGDRLLSRPAERTENAGVSTWR from the coding sequence ATGCTCACCCCCGAGACGATCGCGAAACACGAACTCGCTGGCCTCCCGGTTCGGGTGGCCGACGCGTCCAGCGCCGACTCCGTCGGTATCCACGGGCGTGTGGTCCGCGAGACGATGCGGACCCTCGTGATCGCGACCGACTCGGGGGAGAAAGTCGTCCCCAAGCGGGGGACGACCTTCGAGTTCGCCCTCGTGGCGGACCCGACCCGTGAGCCCACAGATGAAGCCGCCGGGGACCGCAAGGCCCCGGGGTCCGCGTCCGAACGCGGATCGGATACTGCGGGATTGTTCTCCCGCCAGTCCGGTTCGTCCGGATCCGAGACGGATCCGGCGAGATCCGCCCGGAGCGAGCGCGAGGACGTGGTCTACGTTACGGTGGATGGGGATCGACTGCTCTCACGACCCGCCGAACGCACCGAAAACGCAGGTGTTTCGACATGGCGATAG